In the genome of Chryseobacterium oryzae, one region contains:
- the pnuC gene encoding nicotinamide riboside transporter PnuC — translation MNVYDFFIKPYETASTLQITLEIAGTVFGILSVLFSIKKNIWVYPTGIVSTIIYVYLLFIAGLLGDCMINVYYTVMSIYGWILWAKSSDNLINVDVNWASKKDWVYSCILFVFSLILVTSIYYYKPLIDNLFSDNNTIAGIHHLDWANWLDVVITSIFLVGMWLMAKRRIENWIFWIIGDLASIPMYIYKGYGITSVQYLVFTVMAVIGFIAWKNSFNQKRIEQL, via the coding sequence ATGAATGTATATGATTTTTTCATAAAACCTTACGAAACAGCCTCTACTTTACAGATAACATTAGAAATAGCAGGAACAGTTTTCGGTATTCTGAGTGTATTATTTTCAATTAAAAAAAATATTTGGGTTTATCCTACAGGTATTGTTTCCACAATCATTTATGTTTATCTTCTCTTCATCGCAGGATTACTGGGAGACTGCATGATTAATGTCTATTATACCGTAATGAGCATTTATGGCTGGATTTTGTGGGCTAAAAGTTCAGACAATCTAATAAATGTGGATGTAAATTGGGCAAGCAAAAAAGACTGGGTATATTCTTGTATTCTTTTTGTGTTCAGCTTAATTCTTGTTACTTCAATATATTATTACAAACCCTTAATCGACAATCTTTTTTCCGACAACAACACAATTGCTGGGATTCATCATCTTGACTGGGCAAATTGGCTGGATGTTGTAATTACCTCCATATTTTTGGTAGGAATGTGGCTAATGGCGAAAAGACGTATTGAAAACTGGATTTTTTGGATTATTGGAGATTTAGCATCCATACCAATGTATATTTATAAAGGTTACGGAATCACTTCGGTTCAATATTTGGTATTTACTGTAATGGCAGTAATTGGATTTATTGCGTGGAAAAACAGTTTCAACCAAAAGAGAATTGAACAATTATGA
- the dapF gene encoding diaminopimelate epimerase, whose amino-acid sequence MEFYKYQGTGNDFVMIDNRDLQFPKDQKIIKKLCDRRFGVGADGLILLENDAQYDFKMVYYNSDGGESTMCGNGGRCLVAFAFFLDIFEEKCTFIAIDGEHEAEIKNGIVKLKMIDVENISLDGNDSVLNTGSPHYVKYVDNIDLFNVFAEGKQIRYSPTYQEKGINVNFVEKISDEEIFVRTYERGVEDETFSCGTGVTASALTFLEKNNLNTVKVETLGGKLKVYAEKKGESFLNIWLEGPAKQVFRGKIDLSI is encoded by the coding sequence ATGGAATTTTATAAATATCAGGGTACCGGAAACGATTTTGTGATGATAGACAATCGTGATCTTCAGTTCCCAAAAGATCAGAAGATAATAAAAAAATTGTGCGACAGAAGATTTGGAGTCGGTGCAGACGGATTAATTCTTCTTGAAAATGATGCTCAATACGACTTCAAAATGGTATATTATAATTCTGATGGTGGAGAAAGCACCATGTGTGGTAACGGCGGAAGATGCCTTGTCGCTTTTGCCTTTTTTCTGGATATTTTCGAAGAAAAATGCACATTTATAGCCATAGACGGAGAACATGAAGCCGAAATTAAAAATGGTATTGTAAAACTTAAAATGATTGATGTTGAAAATATTTCATTGGATGGAAACGATTCAGTTTTGAATACAGGTTCTCCTCACTACGTAAAATATGTTGACAATATTGATCTTTTTAATGTATTTGCTGAAGGAAAACAAATAAGATATTCTCCAACTTATCAAGAGAAAGGGATTAATGTAAACTTTGTTGAAAAAATTTCTGACGAAGAGATTTTCGTAAGAACCTATGAACGAGGTGTTGAGGATGAAACTTTCAGTTGCGGAACGGGAGTTACGGCATCTGCTTTAACTTTTCTTGAAAAAAACAATCTAAACACGGTGAAGGTAGAAACTTTAGGAGGTAAATTGAAGGTGTATGCAGAAAAAAAGGGAGAAAGTTTTCTCAACATCTGGCTTGAAGGTCCTGCAAAACAGGTATTTCGAGGTAAAATAGATCTTTCGATTTAA
- the mltG gene encoding endolytic transglycosylase MltG, translating to MKKATLIIILVLLAVAGFFGFKFYKKYYGSNVPKDGYVLIPHGSKFNQILDSIAPFVQNKSSFEEVAKDKNLDQHFKPGRYYFQKGASNTSLVNMIKAGNQTANSFRIGDFGDVYQMIGKVSRKTELDSLRFVNDLDKIAIEKGYKNAEDLKKYFFIDTYNFFWTVTPQEFFSKFDDQYQKFWNEERKNREKQSGLTRDEIYALASIVYKESGGKPDEMKTIAGLYINRYKKGMKLQSDPTVIYAINKQTNFKEPIKRVFFKHLSTPSPYNTYANKGIPPGPICVVDKNSVDAVLNAENNNYIFMCADPSRLGYHKFTDNAEEHAVNAKAYQDWLNSKNIK from the coding sequence ATGAAAAAAGCTACTCTTATTATCATTTTGGTGCTTCTTGCGGTTGCAGGTTTCTTTGGGTTTAAATTTTATAAAAAATATTATGGCAGCAATGTACCCAAAGACGGCTATGTTTTAATTCCTCACGGTTCAAAATTCAATCAGATATTAGATTCTATAGCACCATTTGTTCAGAATAAATCATCTTTTGAAGAGGTTGCGAAAGATAAAAATTTGGATCAGCATTTTAAACCTGGAAGATATTACTTTCAAAAAGGAGCAAGCAATACCAGTTTGGTCAACATGATAAAAGCAGGAAACCAGACTGCCAATTCTTTCAGAATCGGAGATTTTGGAGATGTTTACCAAATGATTGGGAAAGTCAGCCGAAAAACAGAACTCGATTCTTTACGTTTTGTAAATGATCTGGATAAAATAGCTATAGAAAAAGGATACAAAAATGCAGAAGATCTTAAAAAATACTTTTTTATAGATACCTATAATTTTTTCTGGACGGTTACACCTCAGGAATTTTTTTCAAAATTTGATGATCAGTATCAAAAATTTTGGAATGAAGAAAGAAAAAACAGGGAAAAGCAATCGGGTTTAACGAGAGATGAAATTTATGCATTAGCTTCCATCGTTTATAAAGAATCTGGTGGAAAACCCGATGAAATGAAGACTATTGCTGGACTTTATATTAACCGATATAAAAAAGGAATGAAACTTCAGTCGGATCCTACAGTAATTTACGCTATTAATAAACAGACTAACTTCAAAGAACCTATTAAAAGAGTTTTTTTTAAGCATCTGTCTACTCCGTCTCCTTATAATACTTACGCCAACAAAGGAATTCCGCCGGGACCTATTTGCGTGGTAGATAAAAATTCGGTAGATGCAGTTTTAAATGCAGAAAACAATAATTATATTTTTATGTGTGCAGATCCTTCGAGATTAGGCTATCACAAATTCACGGATAATGCAGAAGAGCATGCTGTAAACGCAAAAGCTTATCAGGATTGGTTGAATTCTAAAAATATTAAATAA
- a CDS encoding TonB-dependent receptor domain-containing protein, whose product MNQTEIISIFTRKTLGLTFVLSAAVMAFAQEKVGISGTIVDKSNQPVPYASVTFTHKQNKLFSDATLTDEKGNYKLEINPGNYDISVEAIDYKKSVINKQISKPGSIGSLSIEPESSSTNVKTQEIQGVTITATTKPYKVELDKRTYDPSQDIVSKGGNLQDVLSNVPSVSVETDGTVSMRGSSNVKFLINGKPSALLGIDDGANALQSIPADQIERIEVITNPSSKFEASGTAGILNIILKKSKKTGFNGSVIGTLGYLPQTNLNTNLSWRKGNLTWFLNGGGGYRESKNTNRNNATFFNAANGQRTKTDQESIITSKNNNYNASTGIVYDFNDKTSLNASATVRTFDSENMGNITYNYQFLNAPSLFNERINNGSNNNLAFQGDLGLDHKFDDNGQNLSLSLSLQSNRSYNDTNVDQLSNNAFELQNAINQTTRNKTLIGKADYELPIGENSKIEAGYRIDINDNTYDNDVLERYSPVTDYFSLNDFTYNANYREMFNAGYLQFKSKIGKLGYQVGVRDEYSNVDIKYSNLNPNSAIDNTKKYNNLFPTVFLSYEVAKDNQFLLNYSRRIDRPRSWFLIPNPSYSDNQNIFEGNIDLNPSYVDSYELGYSISKSKLTINPTFYYRHTNDDVKMLVYSDNGVFKTKPINLGSDDRYGLDLNFNWDATKWLKFLGNVDLFGYKTTGVYYDPIMITQPMSFEGTGFSTRARLTSTVKIDKTFSFQFQGFYRGPQKTTNQNREDMYALNFGASKTIWNGNGTLSFNIQDIFNTRAMRSTTTTAEFSRESYMQWQPRQFALSLTYRFKQGEKVEQPKRKKDINSNATGDDQQGPM is encoded by the coding sequence ATGAATCAGACGGAAATAATCAGTATTTTCACCAGAAAAACATTAGGACTTACTTTTGTACTTTCGGCAGCGGTAATGGCATTTGCTCAGGAAAAAGTAGGAATTTCAGGAACCATTGTAGACAAAAGCAATCAGCCTGTACCTTATGCATCAGTAACATTTACGCATAAGCAGAACAAACTTTTCAGCGACGCTACTCTTACCGACGAAAAAGGGAATTATAAATTAGAAATTAATCCCGGAAATTACGACATTTCTGTTGAGGCAATAGATTACAAGAAAAGTGTTATCAACAAACAAATTAGCAAACCTGGAAGTATCGGCTCTCTTTCTATTGAACCAGAATCTTCTTCTACCAATGTAAAAACGCAGGAAATTCAGGGAGTAACGATAACAGCTACAACCAAGCCTTATAAAGTAGAATTGGATAAAAGAACCTACGATCCTTCTCAGGATATTGTAAGCAAAGGTGGAAATTTGCAGGATGTTCTGTCTAATGTTCCTTCAGTTTCTGTTGAAACAGACGGAACAGTTTCTATGAGAGGAAGTTCTAATGTGAAATTTTTAATTAATGGTAAACCTTCTGCTCTTTTGGGAATTGATGACGGAGCCAATGCACTTCAGAGTATTCCGGCAGATCAGATCGAAAGAATCGAGGTAATTACCAATCCTTCTTCTAAATTTGAAGCCAGCGGAACCGCAGGTATTTTGAATATCATTCTTAAAAAATCTAAAAAAACCGGATTTAACGGAAGTGTTATCGGAACTTTAGGATATTTGCCTCAAACCAATCTTAATACTAATTTAAGCTGGAGAAAAGGTAATTTAACCTGGTTTTTAAACGGTGGCGGAGGTTACAGAGAATCTAAGAATACCAACCGAAACAATGCTACTTTCTTTAATGCTGCAAACGGGCAAAGAACCAAAACCGATCAGGAATCTATCATTACCAGTAAAAACAATAACTACAATGCTTCAACTGGTATTGTTTACGATTTTAATGATAAAACTTCCTTAAATGCTTCTGCAACGGTAAGAACTTTCGACAGTGAGAATATGGGGAACATTACATATAACTATCAGTTTCTGAATGCTCCTTCCCTGTTTAATGAAAGAATTAATAATGGTTCTAACAATAATTTGGCATTTCAGGGAGATTTGGGGTTAGATCATAAATTTGATGATAATGGTCAAAATCTTTCGCTTTCCTTAAGTCTTCAAAGCAACAGATCTTATAACGATACGAATGTTGATCAGCTTTCGAACAATGCTTTTGAATTACAAAATGCTATTAACCAAACCACCAGAAATAAAACACTCATTGGAAAAGCAGATTATGAACTTCCAATTGGTGAAAATTCAAAAATTGAAGCAGGTTACAGAATAGACATCAACGACAATACTTATGATAATGATGTTTTAGAAAGATATTCTCCTGTAACAGATTATTTCTCTCTGAATGATTTTACTTACAATGCCAATTACAGAGAGATGTTTAATGCCGGATATCTTCAGTTTAAAAGTAAAATTGGAAAACTTGGCTATCAGGTTGGGGTAAGAGATGAATATTCTAATGTTGATATTAAATATTCTAATTTAAATCCTAATTCTGCAATAGATAACACTAAAAAATACAATAACTTATTTCCTACTGTATTTTTGAGCTATGAAGTTGCAAAAGACAATCAGTTTTTGCTTAATTATTCCAGAAGAATAGACAGACCGAGATCGTGGTTCTTAATTCCGAACCCAAGTTACTCTGATAATCAGAATATCTTCGAAGGAAATATAGATCTTAATCCTTCCTATGTAGATTCTTATGAATTGGGGTACAGTATTTCTAAGAGCAAACTTACTATAAACCCAACTTTTTACTACAGACATACGAATGATGATGTAAAAATGCTTGTATATTCTGATAATGGAGTTTTTAAAACAAAACCTATCAATTTAGGAAGTGATGACCGTTATGGTTTAGATTTGAATTTCAATTGGGATGCTACAAAATGGTTGAAATTTTTAGGAAACGTAGATTTATTCGGGTATAAAACCACTGGAGTTTATTACGATCCTATAATGATTACTCAACCCATGTCTTTCGAAGGTACAGGATTTTCTACCAGAGCAAGACTCACCTCAACAGTAAAAATAGATAAAACTTTCAGCTTTCAGTTTCAGGGCTTTTACAGAGGTCCACAGAAAACAACCAACCAAAACAGAGAAGATATGTATGCTCTCAACTTCGGAGCTTCCAAAACAATCTGGAATGGGAATGGTACTTTAAGCTTCAATATTCAGGATATTTTCAATACTCGTGCAATGAGAAGTACAACGACTACAGCAGAATTTTCAAGAGAATCTTATATGCAGTGGCAACCAAGACAGTTTGCACTTTCTTTAACCTACAGATTTAAACAGGGTGAAAAAGTGGAACAGCCAAAACGTAAAAAGGATATTAATTCTAATGCTACCGGAGACGACCAGCAAGGTCCAATGTAA
- a CDS encoding adenylyltransferase/cytidyltransferase family protein: protein MKTQRIGITFSSFDLLHAGHIKMLEEAKTVCDYLIVGLQIDPSHDRPTKNKPTQTIVERYIQLKAVNAVDEIIPYYTEQDLEDILKSFVIDVRIIGDDYLDRDFTGKKYCEEKGIEIFYNKRDHRFSSSDLRKRIYEAELAKTK from the coding sequence ATGAAAACGCAAAGAATAGGTATTACATTTTCCTCATTTGATTTACTGCACGCAGGGCATATTAAAATGCTTGAGGAAGCAAAAACCGTGTGCGATTACCTTATAGTTGGACTTCAGATCGATCCTTCCCATGATCGCCCAACAAAAAATAAACCGACTCAGACTATTGTAGAAAGATACATTCAGCTAAAAGCAGTAAATGCCGTAGATGAAATTATTCCTTATTACACGGAACAAGATTTGGAAGATATTCTGAAGTCTTTCGTGATAGATGTAAGAATTATTGGTGATGATTATCTCGACAGAGATTTTACCGGAAAGAAATACTGCGAAGAAAAAGGGATTGAAATTTTTTATAATAAAAGAGATCACCGTTTTTCATCAAGCGATTTAAGAAAAAGAATTTACGAAGCCGAATTAGCAAAAACAAAATAA
- the galE gene encoding UDP-glucose 4-epimerase GalE: protein MAILVTGGLGYIGSHTVVELINNGFEVVIVDDLSNSEKFILHNIEEITGKRPVFYPFDLKRKELLTQVFDAHEIEGCINFAAFKAVGESQEKPIDYYENNLFSLINILQEFKTRNISNFIFSSSCTVYGQADEMPIDENTPLKMPESVYGKTKQMGEEILKDFAMGYQRKICLLRYFNPIGAHPSSLLGELPIGIPNNLVPYVMQTAAGIRERLSVWGNDYPTEDGTAIRDYIYVVDLAKAHVAALKNLMSKNSGETIVDVYNLGTGKGSSVLEVVQAFEIANNVSVPYKICDRREGDITIAYANADKAEKELNWKSDTSLEQALKTVWEWQKYLESRNK, encoded by the coding sequence ATGGCAATTTTAGTCACAGGCGGACTTGGATATATTGGTTCTCACACGGTTGTAGAACTTATTAATAACGGATTTGAAGTGGTTATTGTAGATGATTTATCCAATTCGGAAAAATTTATTTTACATAATATTGAAGAAATTACAGGAAAAAGACCTGTTTTTTATCCTTTCGATTTAAAGAGAAAAGAACTTCTAACTCAGGTTTTCGATGCTCACGAGATTGAAGGATGTATTAATTTTGCTGCCTTTAAAGCAGTAGGAGAGAGTCAGGAAAAACCTATTGATTATTATGAGAATAATTTATTTTCTTTAATTAATATTCTTCAGGAATTTAAAACAAGAAATATTTCAAACTTTATTTTCAGTTCATCTTGTACTGTTTACGGACAGGCAGATGAAATGCCTATTGATGAAAATACTCCATTGAAAATGCCAGAAAGCGTTTATGGTAAGACCAAACAGATGGGAGAGGAAATTCTGAAAGATTTTGCCATGGGTTATCAAAGAAAAATTTGTCTTTTAAGATATTTTAATCCTATTGGAGCACATCCTTCTTCTTTGTTAGGAGAATTGCCTATTGGTATTCCTAACAATTTGGTTCCTTATGTTATGCAGACGGCAGCAGGAATTCGAGAAAGACTCAGCGTTTGGGGAAATGATTATCCTACAGAAGACGGAACTGCAATTAGAGATTATATCTATGTAGTAGATTTGGCAAAAGCTCACGTTGCGGCCTTAAAAAATCTAATGAGCAAAAATTCTGGCGAAACGATTGTAGATGTTTATAATCTCGGAACCGGAAAAGGCTCGTCTGTTTTAGAGGTAGTACAGGCTTTCGAAATTGCTAATAATGTTTCCGTTCCTTATAAAATCTGCGACAGAAGAGAAGGAGATATTACCATTGCTTATGCAAATGCAGATAAAGCAGAAAAAGAATTAAACTGGAAATCTGATACTTCTTTAGAACAAGCCTTAAAAACGGTGTGGGAGTGGCAGAAATATTTAGAATCTAGAAATAAATAA
- a CDS encoding DegT/DnrJ/EryC1/StrS family aminotransferase — translation MKKIQMVDLQSQYYKIKNDVDNAVLNVMDSAAFINGPEVKSFQNELETYLDVKHVIPCANGTDALQIALMALDLKEGDEIITSDFTFAATVEVIHLLKLKSVLVDVDYDTFTISAEAIKKAITPKTKAIIPVHLFGQCANMEEILKIAEENNLYVIEDNAQAIGADFIFSDGSTKKSGTMSTVGTTSFFPSKNLGCYGDGGAIFTNNDELAHRLRGIVNHGMYERYYHEEVGVNSRLDSIQAAILRKKLPNLDTYNEARRKAADYYDEAFAGNENILTPKRAENSTHVFHQYTLRILNGKRNELQKFLNEKEIPAMIYYPVALRKQKAYFQESNDADFINTDQLLDQVISLPMHTELDEEQLKYITDAVLEFMK, via the coding sequence ATGAAGAAAATTCAGATGGTAGACTTGCAAAGTCAATACTACAAAATAAAAAATGACGTAGATAATGCGGTTCTCAATGTAATGGATTCTGCAGCTTTCATCAACGGACCAGAAGTGAAATCTTTTCAGAATGAACTGGAAACTTATTTGGATGTAAAACACGTAATTCCTTGTGCCAACGGAACCGATGCTTTGCAAATTGCTTTAATGGCTCTTGACTTGAAAGAAGGTGATGAAATTATTACTTCTGATTTTACTTTTGCTGCCACTGTAGAAGTTATTCATTTACTGAAGCTAAAATCTGTTTTGGTGGACGTAGATTACGATACTTTTACCATTTCTGCAGAAGCTATTAAAAAGGCGATTACTCCAAAAACAAAAGCCATTATTCCTGTACATCTTTTTGGGCAGTGTGCCAATATGGAAGAAATTCTGAAGATTGCCGAAGAAAATAATCTTTATGTAATTGAAGATAATGCTCAGGCTATTGGTGCAGATTTTATCTTTTCGGACGGAAGTACAAAAAAATCCGGAACAATGTCTACGGTAGGAACTACTTCATTTTTTCCATCTAAAAATTTAGGCTGTTACGGAGACGGAGGAGCTATTTTTACCAATAATGACGAGTTAGCTCACCGATTGAGAGGAATTGTTAATCATGGTATGTACGAAAGATATTATCATGAAGAAGTGGGAGTGAATTCTCGTTTAGACAGTATTCAGGCAGCAATTTTAAGAAAAAAATTACCAAATTTAGATACTTATAACGAAGCAAGAAGAAAGGCAGCAGATTATTATGATGAAGCTTTTGCAGGAAACGAAAATATTTTAACGCCTAAAAGAGCAGAAAATTCTACGCACGTTTTTCATCAGTATACTTTAAGAATTTTAAACGGAAAACGTAACGAATTGCAGAAGTTTCTTAATGAAAAAGAAATTCCGGCAATGATTTATTATCCGGTGGCTTTAAGAAAACAGAAAGCTTACTTTCAGGAAAGCAATGATGCCGACTTTATAAATACAGACCAACTGTTAGATCAGGTAATTTCACTTCCGATGCATACCGAATTAGACGAAGAACAGCTGAAGTATATCACAGATGCTGTTTTAGAGTTTATGAAATAA
- a CDS encoding S8 family serine peptidase produces the protein MRKFLLICFIAGYTISYAQSELVFVYFKDKPNKASFYANPLSELSQKSLNRRTTLGIPLNDQDAPIEQSYIQALQNLGFTITDYSKWLNGVALTVNQAQVNIIKSQTFVQSVESFAKNSSLSLKSQNTNKWSDYELIQKNLTVFNYGSGSDQIDQINLRTLHLAGFTGTGVTVAVIDTGFPTVNSGSAFSRLWTQNQIKGGYDFVTKSNDIYNTSLNIHGTVVLGAMGGYLANTFVGSAPDADFYLYRSENADVEIPEEEIYWIEAAEEADRKGVDIITTSLGYNVFDDSKYNYSYAQMNGSTSFIARGSEIAVNKGIFVLVAAGNSGENPWHYITTPADNAKVFSIGAVDSAGNSSVFSSFGPNSSGIIKPDASARGTNTNTVNNNSLFTSSGTSLATPVAAGGVACLIQAFPTMNRDLMRTKLRQTASLYPSHTNQMGYGILNFGNFYNSTLNASELVKEKELTIFPNPVKNILNIVTEADIISTEVYDNLGRFIVKSSQKSIKVEDFAKGTYYLKIQTKNKVYYEKFLKD, from the coding sequence ATGAGAAAATTTTTACTGATTTGTTTTATAGCTGGTTACACAATTTCTTATGCCCAATCTGAACTTGTGTTTGTTTACTTTAAAGACAAACCCAACAAAGCTTCTTTTTACGCCAATCCGCTCTCAGAGCTTAGTCAGAAATCATTAAACAGAAGAACCACTCTCGGAATTCCGCTTAACGATCAGGATGCTCCCATTGAGCAGTCTTACATTCAGGCGTTACAAAATTTAGGATTTACCATTACCGATTATTCTAAATGGCTGAATGGTGTTGCCCTTACCGTAAATCAGGCACAGGTGAATATTATTAAATCGCAGACTTTCGTACAATCTGTAGAAAGTTTTGCTAAAAATTCTTCTTTATCTTTAAAATCTCAGAATACAAATAAATGGTCAGATTACGAACTGATACAAAAAAATCTCACGGTTTTTAATTACGGTTCAGGTTCAGACCAAATCGATCAGATTAATCTCAGAACACTGCATTTAGCAGGATTCACAGGAACCGGAGTTACTGTTGCTGTAATAGATACAGGATTCCCTACGGTTAATTCGGGTTCGGCATTTTCAAGACTGTGGACACAAAATCAGATAAAAGGAGGTTATGATTTTGTCACCAAAAGCAATGATATTTACAATACTTCTCTCAATATTCATGGAACGGTTGTCTTAGGTGCAATGGGAGGTTATCTCGCCAACACATTTGTAGGTTCTGCTCCCGATGCAGATTTTTATCTTTATAGAAGCGAAAATGCAGATGTTGAAATTCCCGAAGAAGAAATATACTGGATTGAAGCTGCGGAAGAAGCCGACAGAAAAGGAGTAGATATCATTACAACTTCTTTAGGATACAACGTTTTCGATGATTCTAAATATAACTACAGTTATGCCCAAATGAACGGTTCTACTTCCTTTATAGCAAGAGGAAGCGAAATTGCCGTTAACAAAGGTATTTTCGTATTAGTTGCTGCAGGAAATTCAGGGGAAAATCCGTGGCATTATATTACAACACCCGCCGATAACGCAAAAGTTTTTAGCATCGGAGCCGTAGATTCTGCAGGAAATTCTTCGGTATTTTCATCTTTTGGTCCCAATTCTTCCGGAATTATAAAACCTGATGCAAGTGCAAGAGGAACCAATACTAATACAGTAAACAACAATTCATTATTCACGTCTTCCGGAACATCTTTAGCAACACCCGTTGCAGCTGGTGGTGTAGCGTGCCTTATTCAGGCATTTCCAACAATGAACAGAGATTTAATGAGAACAAAATTAAGACAAACTGCTTCACTCTACCCTTCTCATACCAATCAAATGGGATATGGAATTTTAAATTTCGGAAATTTTTATAATTCAACATTAAATGCTTCAGAGCTTGTTAAAGAAAAAGAATTAACCATTTTCCCCAATCCCGTAAAAAACATCCTAAATATCGTTACCGAAGCAGACATTATTTCAACAGAGGTCTACGATAATTTGGGTAGATTTATTGTAAAATCATCCCAAAAATCTATCAAAGTTGAAGATTTTGCAAAAGGAACCTATTATTTGAAAATTCAGACAAAAAATAAAGTTTATTATGAAAAGTTTTTGAAAGATTAA